CATGTGGCCGCGCTGGATGCCCTCGCCCGCGAGAGCGCGCAGGGCGGCCAGGTTCGACGCGAGGCCGGCCGCCGCGATCACGACGGCGAGTTCGCGGGAATCGGCCGCGCCCACGAGTTCGAGCGCCGCGCGCACGCCGGGGTGCACTCCGGTCGCGCCGCCGACGGTGCCGACCGCCAGCGGCATCTCGAGCGCACCGGCCACTCCGTCGGGCGTGCGGCGCCAGCGCGCCAGCGGCCGATAGCGCCCGTCGAGCGCCGCGTAGGCGTGCGCGCCCGCCTCGATCGACCGCCAGTCCTGGCCGAGCGCGACGGCCGCCGCGTCGATCCCGTTCATGATGCCCTTGTTGTGGGTGGCCGCGCGCAGCGGGTCGAGCTCCGCGAACCGGCTCGCGCGCGCGATGCCGTCGGCGATCGCGTCGCCGCCGAGGACGTCCGCGCTCACCTCGGCCGCTACCCGCACGCGCCGGCGCAACGGCAGGTTGGACAGGATGCGCAGGCCGACGCGGCCGCCGACCAGCTCGTGCAACCGCGGCGCGACCGCCTCGGCGACGGTGTCGACGATGTTGGCGCCCATCGCGTCGCCGACGTGAACGTAGAGCTGGATGACGACCACGCCGGCGATCGGATCGAGCACGCGCACGTCGAGGTCCACGCAACCGCCGCCGCGCGCGACCATCCGCGGGATGGCCGCATTTGCGGTTTGCACGATCGCGTCGCGATGTGCCAGCACGCGGTCCGCGGCGCGGTCGGCGTCCGGCACGTCGTCGAACTGCACCTGCGTGGTCATCACCGGTGCGTCGGCGTCGCCGGTGAACCCGCCCGACAGGCGGACCAGGCGCGCCGCATTGGACGCCGCCGCGATCACCGACGGCTCCTCGACGGCCATTGGCACGATGTAGTCGCGTTGGTTGATGCGAAAGTTGAGCGCGACGCCCAGCGGCAGGCCGTGGCACGCGATGACGTTCTCGCTCATGCGGTCGGCGACATCGACCGGAAGGCCCC
This genomic interval from Deltaproteobacteria bacterium contains the following:
- a CDS encoding hydroxymethylglutaryl-CoA reductase, degradative, with protein sequence MTSRIPGFYREPLPRRLALLAERRQLSPDALALLRAGGGLPVDVADRMSENVIACHGLPLGVALNFRINQRDYIVPMAVEEPSVIAAASNAARLVRLSGGFTGDADAPVMTTQVQFDDVPDADRAADRVLAHRDAIVQTANAAIPRMVARGGGCVDLDVRVLDPIAGVVVIQLYVHVGDAMGANIVDTVAEAVAPRLHELVGGRVGLRILSNLPLRRRVRVAAEVSADVLGGDAIADGIARASRFAELDPLRAATHNKGIMNGIDAAAVALGQDWRSIEAGAHAYAALDGRYRPLARWRRTPDGVAGALEMPLAVGTVGGATGVHPGVRAALELVGAADSRELAVVIAAAGLASNLAALRALAGEGIQRGHMKLHNRRLEAAADQRRHRS